Proteins from one Amycolatopsis benzoatilytica AK 16/65 genomic window:
- a CDS encoding beta-N-acetylhexosaminidase, giving the protein MGAPGPAVASPAPTERQVTDLIPAPVHATAKADAFRLTPLTVIRAGKGAGDEAAYLRGLLRPATGYPLPVVPMSPGLSTISLDLGQADPRVGDEGYQLDVTKSAVRLRANTSAGLFEGIQSLRQLLPSAIEAKTVQHRSWTIAGGSVLDYPRFAQRGAMLDVARHFFTPAQVKKYIDQIVQYKINTLHLHLSDDQGWRIEIKSWPRLATEGGKTAAYGDPGGYYTQEQYKDIVAYAASRHVMVVPEIDMPGHTNAAQSVYAELNCDGKAVPPRTDIEVGYSSLCIKSPTTYRFVEDVIRELAAITPGKYLGIGGDEAHSTPAADYQAFYEKVAPMVAKYGKTITGWHEIAKVPLPTSAVPQYWDQGGTNADLAAAAKRGNKFVMSPANHAYLDMKYTESTPLGQDWAGLVEVRDAYEWDPAKLVPGVGEKSVQGVEAPLWTETIRTSADIEYMAFPRLAGVAEIGWSPQAARNWDGYRARLAKQAPRWRAQDINFYRSPQIDWK; this is encoded by the coding sequence ATGGGCGCGCCCGGCCCGGCCGTCGCGAGTCCGGCACCGACCGAACGGCAGGTCACCGACCTGATTCCGGCACCGGTGCACGCCACGGCGAAGGCGGACGCGTTCCGCCTGACCCCGCTCACCGTCATTCGCGCGGGGAAGGGCGCTGGCGACGAGGCCGCATATCTGCGCGGGCTGCTGCGGCCGGCCACCGGCTACCCGCTGCCGGTGGTTCCGATGAGCCCGGGCCTCTCGACGATCTCGCTCGACCTCGGCCAGGCCGACCCGCGCGTCGGTGACGAGGGATACCAGCTGGACGTCACGAAGTCCGCCGTCCGGTTGCGCGCCAACACGTCCGCCGGGCTGTTCGAGGGAATCCAGTCGCTGCGGCAGCTGCTTCCGTCGGCGATCGAGGCGAAGACCGTGCAGCACCGGTCGTGGACCATCGCGGGCGGCAGTGTGCTCGACTACCCGCGGTTCGCCCAGCGCGGCGCGATGCTGGACGTCGCGCGGCACTTCTTCACGCCGGCGCAGGTGAAGAAGTACATCGACCAGATCGTCCAGTACAAGATCAACACGCTGCACCTGCACCTGAGCGACGACCAGGGCTGGCGCATCGAAATCAAGAGCTGGCCGCGGCTGGCGACCGAGGGCGGCAAGACCGCCGCGTACGGCGACCCGGGCGGCTATTACACGCAGGAGCAGTACAAAGACATCGTCGCGTACGCGGCGAGCCGGCACGTGATGGTCGTGCCGGAGATCGACATGCCCGGGCACACGAACGCCGCGCAGTCGGTCTACGCGGAGCTGAACTGCGACGGCAAGGCGGTGCCGCCGCGTACCGACATCGAGGTCGGCTACAGCTCGCTGTGCATCAAGTCGCCGACGACGTACCGGTTCGTCGAGGACGTCATCCGCGAACTCGCCGCGATCACGCCGGGCAAATACCTCGGCATCGGCGGCGACGAGGCGCATTCGACGCCAGCGGCGGACTACCAGGCGTTCTACGAGAAGGTCGCGCCGATGGTCGCCAAGTACGGCAAGACGATCACCGGGTGGCACGAGATCGCGAAGGTCCCGCTGCCGACGTCCGCGGTGCCGCAGTACTGGGACCAAGGCGGCACGAACGCGGACCTGGCTGCCGCCGCGAAGCGCGGGAACAAGTTCGTCATGTCCCCGGCCAATCACGCCTACCTGGACATGAAGTACACCGAATCGACGCCGCTCGGCCAGGACTGGGCCGGGCTCGTCGAGGTCCGCGACGCCTACGAATGGGACCCGGCGAAGCTGGTGCCCGGGGTCGGCGAGAAGTCCGTCCAAGGCGTCGAAGCTCCACTGTGGACGGAGACCATCCGGACCAGCGCGGACATCGAGTACATGGCCTTCCCGCGGCTGGCCGGGGTCGCGGAGATCGGCTGGTCCCCGCAGGCGGCGCGGAACTGGGACGGCTACCGGGCGCGGCTGGCCAAGCAGGCCCCGCGCTGGCGGGCGCAGGACATCAACTTCTACCGGTCTCCGCAGATCGACTGGAAGTAG
- a CDS encoding propionyl-CoA synthetase has protein sequence MGAYTETYRRSLDDPEHFWLETARAIDWTKRPTRALDASREPFYRWFPDGELNTCYNALDRHADGGRGGQDALIWDSPVTGRKRRYTYAELRDEVATFAGALASLGVTRGDRVVLYLPMIPQAVIAMLACARIGAVHSVVFGGFAPKELAARIEDAKPKLILAASCGIEPTRIVEYKPIIDAALEATEHQPDHVVVFQREQARAELSGNDLDWVELAAGAEPVDPVPVKATDPLYILYTSGTTGRPKGVVRDAGGHAVALAWSMGALYDIHAGDVWWTASDVGWVVGHSYIVYAPLLVGATTVLYEGKPVGTPDAGAFWRVISEYGVQALFTAPTALRAVKKLDPQADELKKYPLSRFRTLFLAGERLDPETYHWAHDILGTPVVDHWWQTETGWPIAANPRGLEPMPAKPGSATKPVPGWDVRILDQAGEELPPGREGAITLKLPLPPGSLPTLWGDDERYREAYLSRYPGYYLTGDSGYLDEDGYLFVMGRTDDVINVAGHRLSTGSMEAVLASHPAVAECAVIGVADQLKGQVPRGLVVLKAGVDVSEEQLSEELVALVRRDIGPVAAFRDVSVVAALPKTRSGKILRKTMRGIADGRDEPVPSTIEDASVLDALRAILRS, from the coding sequence GTGGGCGCGTACACCGAGACCTACCGGCGCAGTCTGGACGACCCGGAACACTTCTGGCTCGAAACAGCCCGGGCGATCGACTGGACGAAACGGCCCACCCGAGCGCTCGACGCGTCCCGCGAGCCGTTCTACCGCTGGTTTCCCGACGGGGAGCTGAACACCTGCTACAACGCGCTCGACCGGCACGCGGACGGCGGCCGGGGCGGACAGGACGCGTTGATCTGGGACTCGCCGGTCACCGGGCGCAAGCGCCGCTACACCTACGCCGAACTGCGAGACGAGGTCGCGACGTTCGCCGGGGCGCTCGCCTCGCTCGGCGTGACTCGCGGCGACCGGGTCGTGCTCTACCTGCCGATGATTCCGCAGGCGGTCATCGCGATGCTCGCCTGCGCGCGGATCGGCGCGGTGCACTCGGTGGTGTTCGGCGGGTTCGCGCCCAAGGAACTGGCCGCACGGATCGAGGACGCCAAGCCGAAGCTGATCCTCGCCGCGTCGTGCGGGATCGAGCCGACGCGGATCGTCGAGTACAAGCCGATCATCGACGCCGCGCTCGAAGCGACCGAGCATCAACCGGACCACGTTGTGGTGTTCCAGCGGGAGCAGGCCCGGGCCGAACTGTCCGGCAACGACCTGGACTGGGTCGAGTTGGCCGCCGGCGCGGAACCGGTGGATCCGGTGCCGGTGAAGGCAACCGATCCGCTGTACATCCTGTACACGTCGGGCACCACCGGGCGGCCGAAGGGCGTGGTCCGCGACGCGGGCGGGCACGCGGTCGCGCTCGCCTGGTCGATGGGCGCGCTGTACGACATCCATGCCGGGGACGTGTGGTGGACGGCGTCCGACGTCGGCTGGGTCGTCGGGCACTCGTACATCGTGTACGCGCCGCTGCTGGTCGGGGCCACCACGGTGCTCTACGAAGGCAAGCCAGTCGGCACACCGGACGCGGGAGCGTTCTGGCGGGTCATCTCGGAGTACGGCGTGCAGGCGCTCTTCACCGCGCCGACGGCGTTGCGTGCGGTGAAGAAGCTGGACCCGCAGGCGGACGAGCTCAAGAAGTACCCGCTGTCCCGCTTCCGGACGCTGTTCTTGGCCGGCGAGCGGCTCGACCCGGAGACCTACCACTGGGCGCACGACATCCTCGGCACGCCGGTGGTCGACCACTGGTGGCAGACCGAGACCGGCTGGCCGATCGCGGCCAACCCGCGCGGGCTCGAACCGATGCCGGCGAAACCCGGGTCGGCGACGAAACCGGTGCCCGGCTGGGACGTGCGCATCCTGGACCAGGCAGGCGAGGAGCTGCCGCCCGGCCGCGAGGGCGCGATCACGCTGAAGCTGCCGCTGCCGCCGGGCTCGCTGCCGACACTATGGGGCGACGATGAGCGATACCGCGAGGCATACCTGTCGCGCTATCCCGGCTACTACCTGACCGGCGACTCCGGATACCTCGACGAGGACGGCTACCTCTTCGTGATGGGCCGGACCGACGACGTCATCAACGTGGCCGGGCACCGGTTGTCGACCGGGTCCATGGAGGCGGTGCTGGCGTCGCATCCAGCCGTCGCGGAATGTGCCGTGATCGGCGTCGCCGACCAGCTGAAGGGGCAGGTGCCGCGCGGGCTCGTGGTGCTGAAGGCCGGGGTGGACGTGTCCGAAGAGCAGCTGAGCGAGGAGCTGGTCGCGCTGGTCCGACGGGACATCGGGCCGGTCGCGGCGTTCCGGGACGTGTCGGTGGTCGCCGCCCTGCCGAAGACCCGCTCGGGAAAGATCCTGCGGAAGACGATGCGCGGGATCGCGGACGGGCGCGACGAGCCGGTGCCTTCGACGATCGAGGACGCTTCGGTGCTGGACGCCCTGCGCGCGATCCTGCGGTCCTGA
- a CDS encoding serine/threonine-protein kinase, with product MSGFASALLSLAHTLFGPGFCPGDWVWATTTAGALVALFPAAGALVVALIRKGTGNRYDATTLTVFGLIGVLSVLVLPWLLASGISETFRAVNSGAKSGLSAAETASLGKDYCSFVGVQKTYLGGGSNVFETLFYPRGIKLSYALYLLAFTVLPVGSLLFVMLQARTAFRRGPKWPSRFFWVSFVVMALATAGMSANTAVHFWLGFLPFSILGLIPVALVGPPPWSVINRPEPRRDEPPAPVAQPRREQLPPPPPPQNKPYPATALASAPEPLPNGGMLAAAPGMIPPPPGSRNAGGSRYRRVRQLGTGGFGTVWEAVDTQLNRTVALKIAHAPDRDTEERMQREARALAVVNHPNCVRVYDLVEEPDGLALVMEYLRGRPLAEVVDGQGPIDDVAAGRLWSTMAGALVAAHERGVLHRDVKPSNVILDPAGIAHLIDFGIARSQGDSKMTATGMMIGTPDFVAPEQAMGQPASPASDAWQLAATVSYALSGQPPRGTRETPMAALMAAARADPVTHLPQRSVHARILAASLDPEPRRRPTLNSVRREVDGWLSRAGKALDGPVTQIVPRR from the coding sequence GTGAGCGGATTCGCGAGCGCGCTGCTCTCGCTCGCGCACACCTTGTTCGGACCGGGATTCTGCCCCGGCGACTGGGTGTGGGCGACGACCACAGCGGGTGCGCTCGTCGCGCTCTTCCCGGCGGCCGGTGCGCTGGTCGTGGCGCTGATCCGGAAGGGAACCGGCAACCGGTACGACGCGACCACGCTTACCGTGTTCGGGCTCATCGGCGTGCTCAGCGTGCTGGTGCTGCCGTGGCTGCTGGCGAGCGGCATTTCCGAGACTTTCCGGGCCGTGAACTCCGGGGCCAAGAGCGGCCTGTCGGCTGCCGAAACGGCCAGCCTTGGCAAGGACTACTGCTCGTTCGTCGGCGTGCAGAAGACCTACCTGGGCGGCGGGTCGAATGTCTTCGAGACGCTGTTCTACCCGCGCGGCATCAAGCTCTCCTACGCGCTGTACCTGCTCGCGTTCACCGTGCTGCCGGTCGGCTCGTTGCTGTTCGTGATGCTGCAGGCGCGCACCGCGTTCCGCCGCGGGCCGAAGTGGCCGTCGCGGTTCTTCTGGGTTTCGTTCGTCGTCATGGCGCTCGCGACCGCGGGCATGTCGGCCAACACCGCCGTGCACTTCTGGCTCGGCTTCCTGCCGTTCAGCATCCTGGGCCTGATCCCGGTCGCGCTGGTCGGCCCGCCGCCCTGGTCGGTGATCAACCGGCCGGAACCGCGCCGGGACGAGCCGCCCGCACCGGTCGCGCAGCCGCGGCGCGAGCAGCTGCCGCCGCCTCCGCCGCCGCAGAACAAGCCGTACCCGGCCACCGCGCTCGCTTCGGCGCCCGAGCCGCTGCCGAACGGCGGGATGCTCGCCGCCGCGCCCGGGATGATCCCGCCGCCGCCCGGCTCGCGCAATGCCGGCGGCAGCCGGTATCGGCGTGTCCGCCAGCTCGGCACCGGCGGCTTCGGCACCGTCTGGGAAGCGGTGGACACCCAGCTCAACCGCACGGTCGCGCTGAAGATCGCGCACGCGCCGGACCGCGACACCGAGGAGCGGATGCAGCGCGAGGCCCGGGCGCTGGCCGTGGTGAACCACCCGAACTGCGTGCGGGTGTACGACCTGGTCGAGGAGCCGGACGGGCTCGCGCTGGTGATGGAGTACCTGCGCGGCCGGCCGCTCGCCGAGGTGGTCGACGGCCAGGGTCCGATCGACGACGTCGCGGCCGGCCGGCTGTGGTCCACGATGGCCGGGGCGCTGGTCGCGGCGCACGAGCGAGGCGTGCTGCACCGTGACGTGAAGCCGTCGAACGTCATCCTCGACCCGGCGGGCATCGCGCACTTGATCGACTTCGGCATCGCCCGCAGCCAGGGCGATTCGAAGATGACCGCCACCGGGATGATGATCGGTACGCCCGACTTCGTCGCCCCGGAGCAGGCGATGGGCCAGCCGGCCAGTCCGGCCTCGGACGCCTGGCAACTGGCCGCCACGGTCAGCTATGCGCTGTCCGGCCAGCCGCCGCGCGGCACCCGCGAGACGCCGATGGCCGCGCTGATGGCCGCGGCCCGCGCCGATCCGGTCACCCACCTGCCGCAGCGGTCGGTGCACGCCCGGATCCTGGCCGCGTCGCTGGACCCGGAGCCGCGCAGGCGCCCGACGCTGAATTCGGTGCGTCGCGAGGTCGACGGCTGGCTGAGCCGGGCCGGGAAAGCGCTGGACGGTCCGGTCACCCAGATCGTGCCGCGCCGCTGA
- a CDS encoding dolichyl-phosphate-mannose--protein mannosyltransferase, with protein sequence MTALLTRADDESVRPEPVDARRPPTDREATLLGRGMPADRLRGWIVTLVLTAIGAVVRLQNLGFPTDHGSPVFDEKHYVPQAAQMLRNGGYEDNAGYELIVHPPLAKDFIAVGEWLFGYNGWGWRIMPALAGTLIILLTVRVARRLTRSTLLGGIAGVLVICDGVLHLQSRMGMLDIFIALFVLAAFACVLCDRDQVRQRLAVAVREGWVHESPWGPKLGFRWWRFAAGLMIGLTFGVKWSALYYIAAFGLLTVFFDVAARRAAGVQRPWVGTIRRDVAPALWAILVVPILMYLASYWAWFASETATDRHYTEIKNIDPGLFGWIPPALRSLGDYTANVLHFHETLVTPKDHPHPWESKPWTWPMGLRPMLYYIDSTVTGCGESRCLGATMLIGTPAMWWLAAPMLGWGLWRWFFRADWRYAAVLTGYFAGYLPWFTNIDRQMYFFYATPMAPFLVLGLVLALGQILGSAKRGFERRGTGLLVVALYTGLVVANFAWLWPILNGIPITNAHWNAEMWLPSWR encoded by the coding sequence GTGACCGCGCTGCTGACCCGTGCCGACGACGAGAGCGTGCGGCCGGAGCCGGTCGACGCCCGCCGCCCGCCGACCGATCGCGAAGCGACGCTGCTGGGCCGGGGCATGCCTGCCGACCGGCTGCGCGGCTGGATCGTGACGCTCGTGCTGACCGCGATCGGCGCCGTCGTCCGGCTGCAGAACCTGGGCTTCCCGACCGACCACGGCAGTCCCGTCTTCGACGAGAAGCACTACGTGCCGCAAGCCGCGCAGATGCTGCGCAACGGCGGCTACGAGGACAACGCCGGGTACGAGCTGATCGTGCACCCGCCGCTGGCCAAGGACTTCATCGCGGTCGGCGAATGGCTGTTCGGCTACAACGGCTGGGGCTGGCGGATCATGCCCGCGCTGGCCGGCACGCTGATCATCCTGCTGACCGTCCGTGTCGCGCGGCGGCTGACCCGCTCGACGCTGCTCGGCGGCATCGCGGGCGTGCTGGTGATCTGCGACGGCGTGCTGCACCTGCAGTCGCGGATGGGGATGCTGGACATCTTCATCGCGTTGTTCGTGCTGGCCGCGTTCGCGTGCGTGCTGTGCGACCGCGATCAGGTCCGGCAACGGCTGGCGGTCGCGGTGCGCGAAGGCTGGGTGCACGAATCGCCGTGGGGCCCGAAGCTCGGCTTCCGCTGGTGGCGATTCGCCGCCGGGCTGATGATCGGCCTGACCTTCGGCGTGAAGTGGTCGGCGCTGTACTACATCGCGGCATTCGGCCTGCTCACTGTTTTCTTCGACGTCGCGGCGCGGCGCGCGGCGGGCGTGCAGCGGCCGTGGGTCGGCACCATCCGGCGGGACGTCGCGCCCGCGCTGTGGGCGATCCTGGTCGTGCCGATTCTGATGTACCTCGCCTCGTACTGGGCCTGGTTCGCCAGCGAGACGGCGACCGACCGGCACTACACCGAGATCAAGAACATCGACCCCGGACTGTTCGGCTGGATCCCGCCCGCGCTGCGCTCGCTCGGCGACTACACGGCGAACGTTCTGCACTTCCACGAGACGCTGGTGACGCCGAAGGACCACCCACACCCGTGGGAGTCGAAGCCGTGGACCTGGCCGATGGGCCTGCGGCCGATGCTCTACTACATCGACAGCACGGTGACCGGCTGCGGCGAATCGCGCTGCCTGGGCGCGACGATGCTGATCGGCACGCCGGCGATGTGGTGGCTGGCCGCGCCGATGCTCGGCTGGGGTCTGTGGCGGTGGTTCTTCCGTGCCGACTGGCGCTACGCCGCGGTGCTCACCGGCTACTTCGCCGGCTACCTGCCGTGGTTCACGAACATCGACCGGCAGATGTACTTCTTCTACGCGACGCCGATGGCCCCGTTCCTGGTGCTCGGGCTGGTGCTCGCGCTGGGCCAGATCCTCGGCAGCGCGAAACGCGGCTTCGAACGGCGCGGCACCGGGCTGCTCGTGGTCGCGTTGTACACCGGGCTCGTGGTGGCGAACTTCGCTTGGCTATGGCCGATTCTGAACGGAATCCCGATCACGAACGCGCATTGGAACGCGGAGATGTGGCTGCCGTCCTGGCGCTGA
- the rsmI gene encoding 16S rRNA (cytidine(1402)-2'-O)-methyltransferase — protein MTSSPGRLVLAATPLGDPGDASARLIEAVGSADVIAAEDTRRLRTLASALGVSPTGRVVSFYEDVETARLPKLLEALRGGETVLVVTDAGMPSVSDPGFRLVAACVEEDLPITCLPGPSAVTTALALSGLPCDRFCFEGFAPRKPGERTKWLTELVAERRTAVFFESPHRIASLLSDAAAVLGGSRRAAVCRELTKTYEEVKRGTLAELAEWAEEGVRGEITVVLEGAAPRQASVPELVPEVAERVAAGERLKTVAAEVASAAGVSTKELYAAVLAARK, from the coding sequence ATGACTTCTTCGCCCGGACGGCTCGTGCTCGCTGCCACCCCGCTGGGCGATCCCGGCGACGCGTCCGCCCGCCTGATCGAGGCAGTGGGTTCGGCCGACGTGATCGCCGCGGAAGACACTCGACGGCTGCGCACACTCGCGTCGGCGCTCGGCGTGTCGCCGACCGGCCGGGTGGTGAGCTTCTACGAGGACGTCGAGACCGCCCGCCTGCCGAAGCTGTTGGAGGCGCTGCGCGGCGGCGAGACAGTGCTGGTGGTGACCGACGCCGGAATGCCGAGCGTGTCGGACCCCGGCTTCCGGCTCGTGGCCGCCTGCGTCGAGGAGGACTTGCCGATCACCTGCCTTCCCGGCCCGTCCGCGGTGACGACGGCGCTCGCGCTGTCCGGACTGCCGTGTGACCGGTTCTGCTTCGAAGGCTTCGCTCCGCGCAAACCGGGCGAACGCACGAAGTGGCTGACCGAACTGGTGGCCGAGCGTCGGACCGCGGTGTTCTTCGAGTCACCGCACCGGATCGCCTCTCTGCTGTCGGACGCGGCCGCGGTACTGGGCGGCTCGCGGCGGGCCGCGGTGTGCCGGGAACTGACCAAGACCTACGAAGAGGTCAAGCGTGGCACGCTCGCGGAACTGGCGGAGTGGGCGGAAGAAGGGGTCCGTGGCGAGATCACCGTGGTCCTGGAGGGCGCGGCGCCGCGGCAGGCTTCGGTGCCGGAGCTGGTGCCGGAAGTCGCCGAGCGGGTCGCGGCCGGGGAACGGCTGAAGACGGTGGCGGCCGAGGTCGCCAGCGCGGCCGGAGTGTCCACAAAGGAGCTTTACGCGGCGGTGCTCGCGGCTAGGAAGTGA
- a CDS encoding QsdR family transcriptional regulator, whose amino-acid sequence MRELAGELGVSRATLHRWVGSRDHLLGEILWAETAAVLENVSYAGRGGEGVAAAIGAFVRTVNASAPFRAFLRREPERALRLLTTKASLVQSRTIEKVRELLSAEVAAGRLESPLPVADLAYLLVRVGESFIYTDAITGEAPDAEKAYAAARLLLRADPAPSPPQYAQPVP is encoded by the coding sequence ATGCGGGAACTTGCCGGCGAACTCGGCGTCAGCCGGGCGACGCTGCACCGCTGGGTAGGCAGCCGCGACCACCTGCTGGGCGAGATCCTCTGGGCGGAAACCGCGGCGGTGCTGGAGAACGTCAGCTACGCGGGCCGGGGCGGCGAAGGCGTCGCAGCCGCGATCGGCGCGTTCGTCCGCACCGTCAACGCGTCCGCCCCGTTCCGGGCGTTCCTGCGCCGCGAACCGGAACGCGCGCTGCGGCTGCTGACCACCAAGGCCAGCCTGGTGCAGTCGCGCACGATCGAGAAGGTGCGGGAACTGCTGTCCGCGGAAGTCGCGGCGGGACGGCTGGAATCACCGCTGCCGGTCGCGGATCTGGCCTATCTGCTGGTGCGAGTCGGCGAGTCGTTCATCTACACCGACGCCATCACGGGCGAGGCGCCGGACGCCGAAAAGGCTTATGCGGCAGCGCGATTGCTGTTGCGCGCGGATCCGGCACCGTCACCGCCCCAGTACGCTCAGCCAGTCCCGTAG
- a CDS encoding quinone oxidoreductase family protein: MRAVQVTEFGGPEVLKPVELPDPVPGPGQVLIEVDRIGLNYADTHQAENSYLAPSKLPLVPGGEVVGRTADGKRVVALLNGGGGYAELAVADDAMTFPVPDGVDDLNALSMLVQGATAWIMLRKNAHLEPGESIVVHAAAGGVGSIAVQLAKAWGAGRVIATASSDEKRALTLELGADVAVDSRAENMTEVLREANEGKRVDIVLDMVGGPTTDQSIAALAPFGRLVFYGMAGRRPPKPIELRNLLGHSTTVAGMWLPHAFGLPGNVFGTALSDLFGMVEAGKLRAVAGGEYALADARAAHEALRSRGTTGKLLLDPRR, from the coding sequence ATGCGTGCTGTGCAGGTGACCGAGTTCGGCGGTCCCGAGGTGCTCAAGCCGGTCGAGCTGCCGGACCCGGTGCCCGGGCCGGGGCAGGTGCTGATCGAGGTCGACCGGATCGGGCTGAACTACGCCGACACGCACCAGGCGGAGAACTCCTACCTGGCCCCGAGCAAGCTCCCGCTGGTCCCGGGCGGCGAGGTCGTCGGCCGCACCGCCGACGGCAAGCGCGTGGTCGCCCTGCTCAACGGGGGCGGCGGTTACGCCGAACTCGCCGTGGCGGACGACGCCATGACCTTCCCGGTGCCGGACGGTGTCGACGACCTGAACGCGCTGTCGATGCTGGTCCAGGGCGCGACCGCGTGGATCATGCTGCGCAAGAACGCCCACCTGGAGCCGGGCGAGTCGATCGTCGTGCACGCGGCGGCGGGCGGCGTCGGGTCGATCGCGGTGCAGCTGGCGAAGGCGTGGGGCGCGGGCCGGGTCATCGCGACCGCGAGCAGCGACGAGAAGCGCGCGCTGACCCTGGAACTGGGCGCGGACGTCGCGGTCGACTCCCGCGCGGAGAACATGACCGAGGTGCTGCGGGAAGCGAACGAGGGCAAGCGCGTCGACATCGTCCTCGACATGGTCGGCGGTCCGACGACCGACCAGAGCATCGCCGCGCTGGCTCCGTTCGGCCGGCTGGTGTTCTACGGGATGGCCGGCCGCCGCCCGCCGAAGCCGATCGAGCTGCGCAACCTCCTCGGCCACAGCACGACGGTCGCCGGGATGTGGCTGCCGCACGCGTTCGGGTTGCCGGGCAACGTGTTCGGCACGGCGCTCAGCGACCTGTTCGGCATGGTCGAGGCAGGCAAGCTGCGCGCCGTCGCCGGAGGCGAGTACGCGCTGGCGGACGCGCGCGCCGCGCACGAGGCGCTGCGTTCGCGCGGCACCACCGGGAAGCTGCTGCTCGACCCGCGCCGCTGA